ATGACCGGGATCAGCTGCAGGCCCGACGCCGTCGGCGACAGGCCGCGGACGACCTGCTGGAACAGCGGCAGGTACGTCAGCGCGCCGAACAGCGCGAAGCCGACGACCAGGCCGACCGCGCTGCACACGACGAACACGCGATTCCTGAACAGCGAGGGGGGCAGGATCGGCTCGGAGGCGCGCCGCTCGACCTGGGTCAGCGCGAGGAGCGCCAGGACGCCGACGATCCCCATCCCGACGATCTCCGGCGACCCCCAGTCGTAGGTGTTGCCGCCGAGCGTCGTCGCGAGGATGATCGCGCTCAGCCCGACCGCGAGCAGCAGCGTCCCGCCGTAGTCGATCTGGTGCCTGCGGCGCTCCGTGACGCTCGGCAGGGTCCGCGCGAGCACGAAGAACGCCGCGATGCCGACCGGCAGGTTCACGTAGAAGATCGACCGCCACGAGATGTTCGTCGTCAGGAAGCCGCCGAGCAGCGGCCCGGCGACGCTCGACACCCCGAACACCGCGCCGAACAGCCCGCTGTACCTGCCGCGCTCGCTCGGCGGGACGACGTCGCCGATCGCCGCCTGCGCGCTGACCATCAGCCCGCCGCCGCCCAGGCCCTGGATCGCCCGGAACGCGATCAGCTCGGTCATGCCCTGCGCCAGCCCGCACAGCGCGCTGCCGATCAGGAACAGGACCAGCGCCGCCTGCAGGACGACCTTGCGGCCGAACAAGTCCCCCAACTTGCCGTACAGCGGCGTCACGACGGTGACCGCCAGCAGGTAGGCGGTCACGACCCACGACAGGTGCTCCAGCCCGCCGAGGTCGCCGACGATCGTCGGCAGCGCGGTCGAGACGATCGTCTGATCCAGCGACGCCAGCAGCATCACGAGCATCAGCCCGCCCATGACCACCCAGATGTGCGGCCTGGACTCCTCGGCAGGCGGTGGCGGCGTGGCGGCGGTGGTGGTCGCGGCGGCGGACATCCCCCGCTTCTACCCCCACGCGCCCGCCAGGGCAATCACTCCCGAGGGTGAATCGGACGTCCGTACCTTGCAGGTACGCCTCTGTACCTCTAAGGTACGCAGCCCGTGACGGACCTGTCCCTCGTCGCATCGCACCCGGAGGTCGGCACCGGCCTCGCCGCCCGCGGCTCCCAGCGCGCGCGGCTCGTCGAGGGCATGATCCAGGCCGTCGCCGAGAAGGGCTACGCCAACGCGACGGTCGCCGACGCGGTCCGCGCCGCGCGGGTCTCCCGCGGGACCTTCTACGCGCAGTTCGCCTCCAAGGAGGAGTGCTTCCTCGAGGCCTACAAGTACGGGATCGACGTGATGGTCGACCGGATCCGCACCGCGATCCGCGCCACCGCGCCCGAGGCCAACTGGCAGGAGCGCCTGCGCACCGGCATCCGCGCCTACCTCGAGACGCTCTCCGGCGAGCCGCGCTTCGCGCGCACGCACCTGTTCGAGGTCCACCTCGCGGGCCCGCGCGCGGGCGCGGCGCGCGACGCGGCGCTGCGGGCGTTCGCCGACCGCTACCGCAGCTCGTTCCGCGCCGCGCTCGAGGAGCGCCCGGAGCTGCGCATGCCTTCCGACGACGCGCTGTTCATCCTCAGCGCCGGCGTCGACCAGCTGATCTGCGCGCGCGTGCGCGCCGGGGCGCTCGACACGCTCCCCGATCTGACCGACGAGCTCACGCTCACGGCGGTCGCCTTCCTGGAGGGCGCCGCAGCAATCACACCAACAACCGAGAGAGGAGCGTCCTAGTCCCATGGACCTCACCTTCTCCGACGCCGAGGCGCAGTTCCGCGACGAGCTGCGCGCCTGGTTCGAGAGCAACGACCCCGGCGAGATGCCCGAGGGCGACGACGCCGGCTACGCCTGGCGCCGCGACTGGCAGAAGCGCCTGGCCGCCGACCGCTACGCCGCCGTCCACTGGCCCGAGCAGTACGGCGGCCGCGGCGCGACGATCACGCAGTCGGCGATCTTCTTCGAGGAGCTCGGCCGCGCACGCCGCCCGCTGCCCGCCAACGTGCTCGGCATCCTGCTGGCCGGCCCGAC
The sequence above is a segment of the Conexibacter woesei Iso977N genome. Coding sequences within it:
- a CDS encoding TetR/AcrR family transcriptional regulator; the encoded protein is MTDLSLVASHPEVGTGLAARGSQRARLVEGMIQAVAEKGYANATVADAVRAARVSRGTFYAQFASKEECFLEAYKYGIDVMVDRIRTAIRATAPEANWQERLRTGIRAYLETLSGEPRFARTHLFEVHLAGPRAGAARDAALRAFADRYRSSFRAALEERPELRMPSDDALFILSAGVDQLICARVRAGALDTLPDLTDELTLTAVAFLEGAAAITPTTERGAS